The following is a genomic window from Streptomyces lincolnensis.
CTGGTGGAGAACCTGTCGGTGCCGTTCGACCGGCGGGTGTGGCAGGAGTGCACGACCCTGCGCGAGGCGGGCTGGGAGGTGCACGTCATCTGTCCGCGGGGACAGAAACGGGACACGGAGCCGGAGGCGGTGATCGACGGGGTGCGGATCCACCGCTACCCGTTGCGCGCGGCCACCGGAGGGCCGGCCGGCTACCTGCGGGAGTACGGATCGGCGTTGTGGCACACGGTCCGGCTGGCCCGCAAGGTCGGCCCGGTCGACGTGGTCCACGCCTGCAACCCGCCCGACCTGCTGTTCCTGCCGGCACTGTGGATGAAGCGGCGCGGCGCGCGGTTCGTCTTCGACCAGCACGACCTGGTGCCCGAGCTGTACCTCTCCCGGTTCGACCGCGGCGAGGACCTGCTCTACCGCGCCGTGTGCGCGCTGGAGCGGAGGACCTACCGGGCCGCGGACATCGTGCTCGCCACCAACGAGAGCTACCGGGACGTCGCGGTGCGCCGGGGCGGCCGGCGGCCGGAGGACGTCTTCGTGGTGCGCAGCGCGCCCCAGACCGACCGGTTCCAACCGGTGCCGTCCGAGCCGGAGTTGAAGCACGGCAAGTCTCATCTGCTGTGCTACCTCGGCGTCATGGG
Proteins encoded in this region:
- a CDS encoding glycosyltransferase family 4 protein, translated to MSGDVRGGAGQGRRALILVENLSVPFDRRVWQECTTLREAGWEVHVICPRGQKRDTEPEAVIDGVRIHRYPLRAATGGPAGYLREYGSALWHTVRLARKVGPVDVVHACNPPDLLFLPALWMKRRGARFVFDQHDLVPELYLSRFDRGEDLLYRAVCALERRTYRAADIVLATNESYRDVAVRRGGRRPEDVFVVRSAPQTDRFQPVPSEPELKHGKSHLLCYLGVMGPQDGVDYALRALAKLRDELGRTDWHAVFVGAGDAFDAMVELSGRLGLAEQVQFTGRIPDADLVRYLSTADVCLSPDPRNPLNDVSTMNKVLEYMAMARPIVSFDLKEARVSAGDAAVYAPANDEAAFAGLIADLLDDPEQRARMGKIGQERISGPLAWRNSQASLLAAYGAACRDQAPVSAGDRVRIGKRRRS